TTGAAAAGTACCTCCCCCAATGCATGCTGCATATGAATCATTCTCAGTGAAAAGATCTTCCTGCGTCCCtggttctgttccattgatcactTTAGTGAACAATGTTAATGAGCAAATAGAGTTAATTTGACTGTGGGTATCTACGGAACTTCAAACTCAGAATCGAAAGAGTTAAAAAATGGGGATTctgtggataaagaagaggtggtacatatatacaatggaatattactcatccataaaaaagaacaaaataatgtcatttgcagcaacatggatggacctagacataatcatactgagtgaagttaagtcagacagagaaagacaaatatcatatgatatcacttacatgtagaatctaaaaaaatggtaaaaatgaacttatttacaaaatagaaatagagtcacagatagaactctagaaaacaaacttatagttaccagggggagagcaggggacggggtagggagggataaattgggagattgggattgacatatacacactacaatataaaaaacagataactaataaggacctactgtacagcacagggaactctactcaatactctgtaatggcctatatgggaaaagaatctaaaaaagcgtggatacatgtatacgtataactgattcactttgccgtacacctgaaactaacacaacgttgtaaatcaactatactccaataaaaatttttttttaaaaaaaatggggatTCTACCTTAAAATGAACACATATTAGTAGCTCAATGAAATTTCTGACCCCAACTAAAGTGAAATCTATAAAGCCcttctatgtcattttatttaacataatagGATTTTAACCTCTCAGATATACTAATGCTACTAGTGATAAAGATTAGACCTAACATATACTGAGAAATAGTCTAGCATAGTGGCCAAGACGCAGGCTCTGGGGTTCAAACACTGGCTTTTCCTGTGACCTTCCTGTCACCTAAGCTCAGCTTCCTCATAGATACAAAATATGAATCCAAGGTTGACGCAAGGATCAAACAGATCGAGGTTAATACAGGTAGTCCATTTGCAACGGTGCTTGTTACTATCCTATGCTCTAATCCTCACCTGTAACCCTAGGAAAGCCAAGGAACTGCCTCTACATTTCACGCCCTTAGCATACAGCACGGGTGGGCACAAGAGAaagttcttattctttttctttctggcttttaTTCTGAAAGTTCACACTGATGAGTTTTCCCATCAATTTTATTTAGATCAAAAATTATACGAAAAAATAGTGTCTAAGCAGACTCATCCACATTCATTTGACAATCTGTCTTTAGCATTTTCTTCATACACGTATACACGGGTACCATGAATTGAGTCGCTTTTAACTGCTGTTAATTTCCTTTTGGAAGTGTAATAGTTTGATGACACTGTCATTGCAGCGAAAGACCAGTAGATGGCTGTCCACAGAAAGACACAAATACCTGCTTTACAAGATACTTTTCAAAGAACTACAAATATTAGTGAAGGAAGGATATGgatacagatattgaaaacacaGACTTTGTAATGGTCTGAAGAATAATTCTTAAACAGACGTGTGGTtcccaaggggaagggggagttggggaaggaaaaagattgggagtttggggtgagcagatgcaaactatgatatacaggatggataaacaacaaggtcctactgtagagcacagggaactatagtcaatatcctgtgataaaccatagtggaaaagaatatgaaaaagaatacatatattctgaatcactttgctgtccagcagaaactaacacaacattgtaaatcaactatgcttaaataaaaaaaatttttaagaatattttaaaaatgagacagaaatttaatgttatgtttcACACTGAAATCTTCATTGCACTGCTGGAAGTAGTATCTATGGGGGCGTAACCTTCCCAGAGGGCGATTTACTTAATaccaaagtatttaaaatatgcttattcTTTGATGAAGCCACCAAAGAATAAGTGTATATCTAGTCATTGATCTAAGGCATTAAGGCTGAATTGAAAGATGTgtctacagcagtggttctcatctGGGGGTGGTCTTGCCCCACAGGGGATATTTGACAATGTCTAGGGACATGTTTGTCACAACTGAAGGGGAGGGACTGGTACAAGCATCTAGTGGGCGGAGGCCAGGATAccgctaaacatcctacaatgcataggaAAGACTCATGTGTCCCCAAATGTCAACTGTGCTGAGACTGAGAAATCCCGGTCTAGAAGCATGTACCTCATGGTACTGTTTGTAAGAGTGAAGCGGGAAAAACACCTTAAGTGTCTAAAAACAGAGGACGAGTTCAATAAATCATGAATGACCCATCCATACAGTACAGTCATTAAAAGGAATGTTGCAGAAGCATATTTATTGTGCAAAATATTCTGTGGATAAAGCTAACCAAACTGTATATACAGTATAAGCCCACGTTTTAAAGGGATATGCATGTATCTAAAAGTGTAAACAGGTGGTCTATCTCTGAATGTGggattctgtattttcttcttcttttgtgcttattgttaatttttaatttttctccagtgAATATCTCACATCTAACGTtagaatattacatttttaattgaaatctgGGGACTACCGCAGTTGATAACTTTCAAGaggaaaatatgacaaaatgctTGAAACGAAATCTTATAAACTTCAAAATAGTGATCTTTTCATTGCATTTGTCTAATATCTCAACCAGCTGTTTCTTTAGTACTAGTCACATCAATCATTTTTCCCATAAATGCTGGGCCATATTTTGCCTTTTACTATGCTGAAGTTTTTTCTATAATCAAGGAAACCTAAGAATAGATGTATCAGATTTGTtattgaaaaaaacccacaaatgtaCTTCTCAAACACTCCACCATTGAATTTCTGGCTGTCTTTTGAGCACTTGTAAAACTTGAATGCTACTCAAGTAAGCTTTCTCTGAAGATTCGTACTCGGTATTAATGCAGCGGTGGTTGATCACCGCCCAGGGAGCTTGGGCAACtgcatttttgtctgtttgtggCTGGTAGCCATGCCAAGACGTGAAAGCCCTAAGTTTCGAAGTCTCATTTAGGTTACAACTAGTAAAACAAGAATGCGGGTTTTTGGACTTTCTGCTGCAAATTCTACTAATAAAGTATTTACAGCCAAtgcatgacattttaaaataactgaactgGAAAATATCCGAATTTTGACATTTAAGTTATTTGTTAAATGGAAGCAAAATCCAGTAGATATTGTTTGTGAGCTAAAGAAAGCCAGGTATCAGCTGTGCCTGATTATCACCAAATAAGTCAATGGTATTATCTGATATACGTTTTAAGTATAATTCCCCTCCAAGGAACAGAAGTGAAAGGCTCAAGAAAGGCCCCTAATTGGAGGGGTCAGATCTGTGGGGCTGAGCAAATAACTCTTCTGCCCTCAGGTTCACCTGTAAAACAATACGAGGTTATTTACTCTTGCTTCTGCCCCGTATCAAAACCCAACTCACCTATTTCGTCCCGGGTAACCACTCCGTCATCTTTAAGAATATGTGTCCTCCTCGTCTCTCCTGGCCACCCAGGTCAGCTGCCCGCTCTCGGTCTGTCCACTGTACTTTGTCCTAGTATTAGGGAGTATTAGGGAGGTCCTCAAGGGTCTCATCCAACATCACTTTATCCGGACAGAGAGGAGATAACACGCTTTGGAATTAGGCGGAGAGCCGGGGTCTCCAGGCGGGGCCTGGGTTGCACGACACACCCCGGCGTAAGCGCGGCAGCCCGGCGCGTTCGCCCTCGCGTCCCGGGAGGGGGAAGAACCACGCTCAGGTGCTTTTCAGAAACAGACCGCACATGCTTCTGACGGTCTGGGAAGCCAGAAGATGAAACACCGCGAAGGAATGTTCCAGGCTATGAAAAATGACTgctaatttaaagaataaaaactgacCCAGGTTATCAGTCATTTCCCCTAATATCCACGTGAGTTAACTCAGAAAAGTTACCCGTTTGCTTATAGCACGAGTGATTCGGTTTGTACGGGAAGAAGCTTTGCAGGGTAGAAGCCACAAGCACAGGAGTCATTCTGACTCCGCAGAGGCCGGCGGTCGGCGAACCAGGACGGAGGAGTTTGTGGAGTTTTAGGCCAGGTCGCAGTCTCCCCATCATCCCCGCCAGGTGCCCTGAGGACCGCGGCGGCGCCCCACCCGACGGCGCTCTGACTCCGCCGGGCCGGCAGGGGGCGCGCGCGGCCGCGTCGGGCCGCCCCTCTGCTCGCGCCGCCGCCTTAGAGCCCGCAAGGCGATTCCTCTTCCGGGGCAGCGCGGAGGGGCGTGCGGGACCCGGATGCAGACGTGAGCGCGGCTATATAAGGGCCCGGCAGGCCGCATGCGTGCCTCTTGGAGGAAGACGCGGTCGCTGTTGCTGCGGAGCCTTGGGCTTCCCGCTCCCGCTCCTGACTCACCGCTGTTCGCTCTCGCGGAGGAACAAGTCGGTCAGGAAGCCGCACCGCAGCCATGGTGAGTCGGGGGCGTTCCGGTCCGGCctcggcggggggggggggggggggggggggggagggtgggcgTGGGGGGTGCCGGGCTGGCGGGAGGAGACGGGACTCGCTTGTCCGGGGAAGGGGGCTGGTGAGCGCGCTCGTCCGCGGGAGGTGATATACTGTCTTAGAGGTGCTTTTTCTCATCTGTGGGACAACAGGCTTTTAAGGACACCGGAAAGACTCCCGTGGAGCCCGAGGTGGCGATCCACCGGATTAGGATCACTCTCACCAGTCGCAACGTGAAGTCGCTGGAGAAGGGTCAGTGCGGTGGCTCGGGGCCGGGGGTCGGACTCGGGGCGGGAGCAGCGGCGAGCTGGGCTTGTGAGGCTCGCGGCGGCGAGGCGCGTCGCCCGAGGAGGCCGAGCAAGGTCGGCCCCTCGGCGCGGCCCGCGCCCTGCCCCCGCCGTTGGCGATGAGGAGACGCTTACTGGGTTGAGGTCCGGTGATAGTCGCGTACGCTATTCTGAGCCGGCGGCCTTGCGGGCCGGTGAGGCCGCCCCTGTCGTGAGCGAGGGCCCAGACGCTTTTCCCCGCTTGCAGTGTGTGCCGACCTGATCAGAGGCGCGAAGGAGAAGAATCTCAAGGTGAAGGGGCCGGTGCGGATGCCCACCAAGGTGAGAGCCTTGGCGCTCCGGGGCGCGGGGGGCCGCCGGGCGGCTTCGGGCCGAGCGCGCAGCCCTGCTGCTCGGGGCGCCCCGCCGGGAGGTTGGGGAGCGCGGCGCTCCCGCAGCCTGGGTGTCTGGTGTCCTCTGTCTTCCGCTGCAGACCCTGAGAATAACGACGAGGAAAACGCCCTGCGGGGAAGGTTCTAAGACTTGGGACCGTTTCCAGATGAGGATCCACAAGCGCCTCATCGACTTGCACAGCCCTTCCGAGATCGTCAAGCAGATCACTTCCATCAGCATTGAGCCGGGAGTCGAGGTGGAAGTCACCATCGCAGATGCTTGAGCCAGCGGCTCTAATAAATTGATAATCGGCCGTTAAGCTTCGTGGGCTCTTATTCCGGACCCTGACGGGCCTTAGGGAGGGCGTCGTGCCCCGGAATTCGTTCCGCCGTGTAAGCAGGGTGACTAGAAGTAGGTGGGTAGCCCGGGTTCTGCTCTTCCTCGTGGCGTCTTGCAGGGCCCGCTGAGTGCGTTTGCACGTGACGTTGTTTGAACGCTGCCCTGCATTAGCTACAGAACGTGTGCGGCCTCGCTTGCGGCGGTGGTGAGCACGTGCAGTGTGGCCGCCTGTGGGAGCCCTTCCCGGGAACACGGGCCCGCGTGCTACTCCGGAAGACCTGGCCTAATAGGTACGGGGTACCGTCCAAAGTTCCTGGGGCGATCCTCGCCGGACAGCCGTGGTGAAGAGCGTGCGCGCTAGAGGGCAGGTGGCACCTTAGGTTTCCAGCCCCGCCTCTGCCAGGTGCTCAGGGCTCCTTGTAAACTGGGCGGGTTTCGAAGTGTTTTTGAAACtttgttaataaattttataGATGGCTGGTGCCTTGGTATTTTAGATTAGGAGAGAAACAGCGCAGTGCTTAGATTAACGTTAGGTTACGTCTGTAGACGAGCTTTACATAAGCTCCTTGCAATTATCTTTCACTGAACGTGTGTGGGTCGTTCAATAGGAAGCTACATTAACATGTAGTTTGTACGTAGACGTTAGCTTCATAAATTTACGTCAGCCTTAGGTCCGAAAAGCGCATCGCATAGGTGACGTTCCGTTTATTCAGGCCCCCGTTGGCGCAGTAGAGGATGACACCGCTTAACTACGGGGCTCTGCTTACGCGTTTCGTCGTCTCGAGTATTCCCGTCGTGTAGACATAGGAACTGGATTTGAGGTTTAACTTGCCCGGTGTCCGTGGCTTAATAGCACAGCTGAGATGTCAGTGGGCCCATATGGGTTGAGAATCCATCTAGATGTCCCATTAAAGGTATTAAATTTTTGCTATTAGTTTATAGTCCGATGGATTTGCTAAATACGTGTATTTCGGTTAGAGAAAATTTGAAGAAGTATCTCTGACAAGTATATAAGCATTTTGCAATTGATAAAATTCTCCTCAGAAAACGTCCTCGCGTTTGCTGCTCGTAGTAGGATCACAGTGATGAGATGCCCTCCTGTCCCCTGGGCTGCGGCCTAGTCCTCTTTGCACCGCCCCGTCCGCGGGCTGCAGTGACTGTCTGTGGTGCGGTTGTGTGCAGACTTCTGTGTACGCCCGGCTGTGTGCCAGGCGCCAGCGCCTCAGCGCCCACAGACCCTCCCGCTCTGTGCTCCCTCCCAGCGCGGCCACCACGTGCCGCGCAGCCGTTCAGACATGGCGGCTGTCATCCCTTAACCCGCCCCTGTGTTCCTTCCAACATCCAGCTCCTTTTGATTCCGCATTTTTTCTCTTAGCAGGTCTCCACAAAACACGGGATTTTGGAAAGGGATTTCAGTGGCCCAGAACCTGGAAGGAGCTATGCTAAGGGTAACCATTTGTAACAGCCTTAAGCCAGATAGATCATCAACCTTCATTAAACTAATTAGCTTGGGGAAACAGGAAGAATTGAAGGTTTCATTGTAACTGTTCTATAGGCATTGGGCTGTAAAGACTTCAATAGGAGTTAGACAGGAGGAGTCTGGTTTGGTGCCTGAGGCCAGCGGTGGTCCATTGGCCTTTCCTAGAGAAGCTGGTGTTCTCAGTTTAACGCTAGAAGCTGGGAAGGAAATAATcagcctggcagtgaaagtgctaaCTTGTCCTCTAGCCCAATTTTCAGGATTCTCTGCACTAGAAGTGCAGAGAGAGCTGTTATGGTAGTGGTTAagaccattttaaaattcaagtacCTGGTAATGTGTGGTCCCCAGATGGAAATTCCAGCAAGCTTGTTTCATTACTCTTAAGTGTATTGCAACTCAGAAGTCTGGAGTATGTGATCAATATCCTGAGAACTGGTTGTAAAAAGATCTCAGTTCTGTGAAAAGTAAGCCACTTAATGGCTAAAGAGTAGATTATTGTGCAAAATATGCCTTCGTAAGTCAGAAGGTATTGAAGGAACAGCCTAATGGCTTTCATACAGTTCTGAAGTTTAGCTGATGGCATGTGCAAGTGACTGATGCTTCACAAATTGTAATTTATCACACTCAAATAGTTGGAGTTGTATTTAAGCTGTAAGCAGTGCTTAGGGCCTGTAATACAGCTAAAATATGGCACTTAAGATTTGGGGAGCTGCCATTATCTTCAATCCCTTAAACATTC
This window of the Balaenoptera musculus isolate JJ_BM4_2016_0621 chromosome 17, mBalMus1.pri.v3, whole genome shotgun sequence genome carries:
- the RPS20 gene encoding 40S ribosomal protein S20 codes for the protein MAFKDTGKTPVEPEVAIHRIRITLTSRNVKSLEKVCADLIRGAKEKNLKVKGPVRMPTKTLRITTRKTPCGEGSKTWDRFQMRIHKRLIDLHSPSEIVKQITSISIEPGVEVEVTIADA